The bacterium nucleotide sequence CCCACGGCGACGAAGTCGCCGTGGGCAAAGTTCACGATCCGCATGACCCCGAAGATCAGGCTCAGACCGATGCCGACGAGCGCGTAAATGCCTCCGGTGAAGATCCCGTTGATCACGATCTGCACGAGCTCAACCATCGCCCGCCGTCCGGCGCCCCAGCTCAGTACGCCCGGCGGTCGCTCCATGCCGGAGCCGGGTACTGCACCTGCGCGATGGCCACGGCCGCCGGCCAGACGGTGACGTACTTCCCGTGCTGGACCTGCATCAGGATGGACGGGAGCGGATTCTGGTTGTGGAACCCGTCGAGGTTCGCAAACGCGACCGGCCCGAACGGCGTCACGAGCTTGGTGCCGAGGAGCGCGTCCCGGATCGCATCCGGGGTCGGCGTCTTCGCGCGGCGCAGCGCGTCGGCGGCCACTAGCGCCCCCGCGTAGGCCCGCACCGCGTGATAGCTCGGGTCGTTGCCGCCGAGGAACGCCCTGAGGCGGCCAAAGAGCACCTGGGCCTTGGGGTAGTGCACGTCCGGGCTCCAGGCCGCGGAGGTAATCACGTATTCGACCGTCTCCCCGCCTCCCTTGATGAAGGACGGAATCGCGAATCCGGTCGCGCCCGCCCCGGCGAAGACCTTGACGTTCAGGTTCACTTCTTTGATCTGCCGCATCAGCGCCACGGCATCCGCGTCGTAGCTCGACATCGCCAGCACGTCCGGATGCGCGTCCTTGATCCGGTTCAGCACGGGGCGGAAGTCGGTCAGACCCTCATCGTAGGCCTGGTCGAAGACCACCCGGTAGCCCTGGGCTTCCGCCTGGCTGATGACGGAGTGCTCGGTCGAATGCCCGAGCGCGTTGTTCGACACGAGGACCGCGACCGTGTGGATCCCGCCCACCTTCTTGAACAGCTCGAAGAAGGGCCGCACGTACGCGTCGGTCGTCTGGCCGACACGGAAGACGTAATCGCTGCCGGGCCTTGTGATCGAATCGTCGGCGGAGTTCGAATTCAGGAGCGGCACGCGCTGGCGCGCCATGTACACGGCCAGCGGCTTGGTCACGGAACTCGAGTATGCGCCGAGGATCAGCGGCGCCCCCGACCGGAGAAACTGCTCGGCCACGGTCAGCGCAGTGTTCGCGTTGGACGTGTCGTCCTGAAGATCGATGACGAGCGGCCGGCCGTTGATCCCGCCCGCGGCGTTGATGTCCTGCTGCGCCAGCGTATATCCGGCGCGCTCCATCGAGCCGAAGGTGGCAAACTGCCCCGTCAGCGAGGAAATGGCGCCGATCCGCACCGGCTGGCCCGAGGGCGCGGCGGCGAGCGACCCCGGTCCCCACACGGCCAATACCGCGATCATGGCGATCACAAACAGGGGCGACTTCCGCATATCCCTTCACCTCCGTTGCGCGGTTGACCCGCGCGTTCCGATCTGTAGCGTCACCGTAGCAATACCCTGGGGGGTATCCTATCAGGCCGGCGCCCGATCTTGCGGCCGGCCGGCGCCGGATGCGGGCGCCGCGGTGCCCCCCATAGGGGCAGGGGGTCGCGCTCAGAATCGCCAGCGATAGGCGGCGCCGAGCGAGTCCTCGCTGAGGCTGATGTTTGCCGTCCCGCCGCCGAACGCGGCCGGGATCGGGCCCGTGATCGAGTTCGTGAACGCGTGCATGTAGGCCACGGTCAGCTCCCGATCCGTGGCCACCGTCCATGTGGCCCCCACGCTCACGTGGTCCGTGACCACGCCCGGGGCGAGCACGTTGAACAGCACGTTGGAAGAGGAGATCGGGTTGTCCCCATGGTCGTAGCCGGCACGAACCGTGAGCGCCGGCGTCAATTGATAGGCGATCCCCACCTTCCACACGGTGATGTCCTGCCAGCCGAACCCCGGGCCGTTGCTGCCGCCCAGGCAGTGGGATGGGTTGGTCCCGCCGAACGCCGGGCATCCGAAGAGATTGGACATCGGATTCGCCACGGCCGGCACCCCACTGTACTGAATCCGCTCGACGTCCGCGGCGATCGTGGTCTTGGGGTTCATCTCGACGGCGACGCCGGCCGCGTAGCTGGCCGGGATATCGAACTCACCCTGATTGGCGAACAGGCCCTGATAGTTGCCGAACCTGCTCATCGTCGTCACGGTCTGGTACGTCGCGCCGAGGGTCACGGTCGGGCTGATCTGGCCGATCCAGCCGATGCGCAGGCCCCAGCCGGTGGCGGTGTCCTGGCCCTTGT carries:
- a CDS encoding outer membrane protein transport protein, whose protein sequence is MALGSRSRLALVVLAVAVVLAAPSAYATNGYFSHGYSLYESGMGGAGVAYPQDCLAAATNPAGMVLVGNCTVFGVTFFRPQRSTVISGSGAGANGTYDGNGNSSFIIPQFGYNRMLNDRMSLGIAVYGNGGMNTSYTTAIPLFGTSPAGVDLSQLIIAPTFAWKINASNSVGISLNFAYQMFSAYGLQNFDNPFVSTSAGHVTNKGQDTATGWGLRIGWIGQISPTVTLGATYQTVTTMSRFGNYQGLFANQGEFDIPASYAAGVAVEMNPKTTIAADVERIQYSGVPAVANPMSNLFGCPAFGGTNPSHCLGGSNGPGFGWQDITVWKVGIAYQLTPALTVRAGYDHGDNPISSSNVLFNVLAPGVVTDHVSVGATWTVATDRELTVAYMHAFTNSITGPIPAAFGGGTANISLSEDSLGAAYRWRF
- a CDS encoding ABC transporter substrate-binding protein, encoding MRKSPLFVIAMIAVLAVWGPGSLAAAPSGQPVRIGAISSLTGQFATFGSMERAGYTLAQQDINAAGGINGRPLVIDLQDDTSNANTALTVAEQFLRSGAPLILGAYSSSVTKPLAVYMARQRVPLLNSNSADDSITRPGSDYVFRVGQTTDAYVRPFFELFKKVGGIHTVAVLVSNNALGHSTEHSVISQAEAQGYRVVFDQAYDEGLTDFRPVLNRIKDAHPDVLAMSSYDADAVALMRQIKEVNLNVKVFAGAGATGFAIPSFIKGGGETVEYVITSAAWSPDVHYPKAQVLFGRLRAFLGGNDPSYHAVRAYAGALVAADALRRAKTPTPDAIRDALLGTKLVTPFGPVAFANLDGFHNQNPLPSILMQVQHGKYVTVWPAAVAIAQVQYPAPAWSDRRAY